The Triticum urartu cultivar G1812 chromosome 6, Tu2.1, whole genome shotgun sequence genome includes the window actatattatctactgttttggactatattgggctttattttccacttttatattatttttgagactaacctattaaccggaggcccagcccagaattgatgtttttgcctatttcggtgtttcggataaacggaatatcaaacggagtccaaacggaataaaatcttcgggaacatgattttctcaccgagcgtgatccagaagacttggaacctgctccaaggaacaaaagaggcggtcatgagggtgggggcgcccccccagggcgcgccccctgcctcgtgggcccctcgttgctcctccggcgtacttcttcctcctatatatacacacgtacccccaaacgatcagaacaggagcaaaaaacctaattccaccgccgcaactttttgtatccacgagatcccatcttggggcctgttccggagctccgccggaagagggccgtcagcacggagggcttctacatcatcctagcccctccgatgaagtgtgagtagtttacctcagaccttcgggtccatacttagtagctagatggcttcttctctctctttgaatctcaatacaaagttctccccctctcttgtggagatctattcgatgtaatattccttttgcggtgtgtttgttgagactgatgaattgtggatttatgatcaagtctatctatgaataatatttgaatcttctctgagttcttttatgtatgattggttatctttgcaagtcttttcgaattatccgtttggtttggccaactagattggtagttcttgccatgggagaagtgcttagctttgggttcgatcttgcggtgtccttacccagtgacagaaggggcagcaaggcacgtattgtatcgttgccatcgaggataacaagatggggcttatttcatattgcatgaatttatctctctacatcatgtcatcttgattaaggcgttactctgtttttaacttaatactctagatgcatgctggagagcggtcgatgagtggagtaatagtagtagatgcagaatcgtttcgatctacttgtcacggacgtgatgcctatatacatgatcatgcctagatattctcataactatgctcaattctgtcaattgctcaacagtaatttgttcacccaccgtagaatacttatgctcttgagagaagccactagtgaaacctatggcccccgggtctatcctcatcatatcaatctccatcactttaatcttgctttgcttttttactttgcttttactttttactttgcatctttataccaaaaatattatatctatcaaatctcactctcgtaagtgaccgtgaagggattgacaacccctaatcgtgttgattgcgagtagctatcgctttgtgcaggtacgagggacttgagcgtgggatcctactggattgataccttgattctcaaaaactgagggaaatacttacgctactctgctgcatcatcccttcctcttcggggaaaaccaacgcaagctcaagacgtagcagctGGCTGCCCAATATTTACATTGATTTGCATTCAAACATATTGTCAAATAATATAGTTTTACCGAATAAAAATATTATAGTTTTACAAGCCGGATACAAATAAAAATGTTTCACATAGTTTTGCAAATGAATAAAAGaagatacatctattggttgccaacatgagcccacatatgctcaaccaaatcattCTGCAGCTGCACATGAGTTTCCCAATCACGCATGTCTTCATGAAATTGGGTGAACTATTCAAATGTTGCTGCTACTCCatgctcaggcacaacattctcaccCTGAAACTGAAACCCTTGATCGTATAGATGTTCCAGGCGCTCATCCTCTACGATCATATTGTGCATGttcacacaagcagtcatcacctcccaaagTTTCTGCGTGCTCCAGGTATTAGCAGGATACCGAACGATGCCCCATCGAGATTGTAAAACACCAAAGAcacgctcgacatccttcctgacACTCTCTTGCTCCTGGGCAAATCTTTTCCTCTTCTCTCAGATAGGGTTGGGTGTTGTCTTGACAATAGTGGTCCACTGAGGATAGATACCGTCACCCAGCTAGTATCCTTTATCGTAGTTGTGTCTGTTGACAGTAAAGTTCACCGGTGGGTTGTTGCCTTCGGCAAGCCTAGCAAACACCGGCGAGCGCtgaagcacgttgatatcattgtgtgatccagccatgccaaaaaaagagtgccagatccagagatcttgagacgccaCGGCATCTAATATGATAGTGCAAGCCCTGACATGTCCCTTATACTACCCTTGCCAAGCAGAAGGAtagttcttccactcccagtgcatgTAGTCTATGCTGCCAAGCATCCCTGGGAAGCCCCTTCTGGCATTCATCGCCAACAAACGAGCTGTATCTTTAGCTGTCGGATCTCTCAAGTACTCAGGGCCAAACACAACAATAACAGCCTTGCAGAACTTATACAGGGACTCTAGGCATGTAGATTCACTCATACAGACATACTCGTCAATGAGATCATTGGACACTCCGTATGCAAGTATTCGGATGGCGGCAGTGCATTTCTGATAAGAGGAGAAACCGATCTTGCCGACGGCATCCTCTTTGCACTCGAAATAGTCATCATAGCCGACCACCCCCTCTCTAATACGGTTGAAAAGATGCCTACTCATACGGAAACAACGGCGGAATTTTTGATGTTTGAACAACGGATTTGTTGTATCAAAGTAGTCCTTCCAAAGAAGGAAATGCCCGCTCTCTCGGTTGCGATTCAACGCCGGAAGGTGGCCCGGAATGGAGCCACGAAACAACGGCCGCTGGCTGTTGAGGTGGTGATGGACCAACACGGCAGCCAAtatctcctcctcctcgtcggacGACGAATCGTCGGAGTCGCAAAGGAAATTGTGGAAAAAGAACTCATCGGCGGAGTCCATTTCCGTACCTTGGCAAACTGTCGAACAGTTTACGAGCGTCCAAGAAGGAGACGGCCGGCGAGGGGAGTCGCAGCGCGCACGGACCAGCTAGCTTCCCTGCCGACGTCCGACAAGTGGGCCAGCGTCCGACGAGCGTGCCGGTGAGGATCTGGCTGGGGTGGCGAGGCGGCCTCTTGGTCGCGGGCGGCTGTGCGGTTGGGGGGGAGGAGCGTCGGTGGGAAACAGTTTGCTCCCCGGCGGCAAGACGGCGGTGAAGGGGGCGACGGGGGGAGTGAGCGGCGTTGCTGGGCGGATGTGGAGGCGGCGGTAGCTGGTAGAGTCGCCGGCAAAAAAGGGCGATGGGGTCGGCGACGAAGGTGGCGGGCGAGGGTTGCTGTTGGCTGGGGATGGGGGGAGGCCAATGAGCCACCGACCAGCGGGCCTGGGGAGAGGAGAAGGCGAGTGTGCGCGCGTCCGTCGCGTGTCCGCGCCAACGCAAACCTGGCTCAAAAATGGGCCGGGAATGGGTCGCCCGCGAACGAAAAGcggacgcgcgtccgtttgggtcggcgcgttgggccgaCTTTTCTGTCCGGGCCGACCCAAATAGACAACGccggacgaaatgggtcgccccattggagttgctctgaGGCTGTTTTTTTAGAGCCAGGCTGAGTGGGGAAAGGTATGCAACGCAAATACTGTATCGCACGGCAACCAAACACGCCACTAGTATTCTTCCAGACAAAAAAGGGAAATAAAGGGGCTTCCTAGTACTTCACCCGAGAAAAGTAGAGCACAATTTACGCAAACAGTTAGGATCTCACTCTGTTTTTCCATCACTTTACTTAGCGGATCTTACTTTGTTTTTCCATCACTTTACTTAGCTTCCCACGGAAAAAAGCAACGTTTGTTCTTAAAAAAAGGGAGAAAAATAAAGGAACAACCATCCTCTAATAAATGAGAAATGTAGTCTATTTGGTCCTTTTCATTCCACATATAAGCTCTGTTTCTTCCAtgaagtttgaccaactttataaaAAATACATTGACATTCACAACACGAAATCACTATTACTACATCGAATTTTAATTTTCATACTGTATAACTTTaatattgtagatgttgatatttttgcATATAAATAGTTACTTTACAATGTTTGGCTTTTAAAAAAAATCTTATGTGCACAATATAAAAGACAGGAGGgaataagcaaataaatggatcacTAACTGACCAAAGATATGTGTTGTAAAAAAGAAACTGACCAAAAAATATACCGCACCTTTCAAAAAAAAATACGAGCGCAGCGCGCGCGAGCGGTTCAACAAAAAGTACGGATGCCGATCATGCATTAACGACCGGAAGTTCCCTATTATCGGAGATGACCCTATAATTAGGGCAGAGTTACTAAAAACAGGAGCATGTTTTATGGGGCAAAAAAGGAGTATATACGGCAAAACTCTAAAAACACCCTATTTTTGACTGAAATCGGTCATTTTACGAAACGTAACCACCGACCGCCACGATTTTTCAGCAGAAATCTCATCTTTTTTTCCCATTAATTCGGGATGAGATCCTACAATCACGCCCAGCAATGCTCAGCCCGCGATCACCACGAACGGGACTGACCTCTCCCTGGCACGTGGTGGCGTGGGCAGAGGCGCCTGCACGCGCTTATGCAGAGGAAGGGAGGGCTGGAATTGGAAGCTACAAAGACGCTCCGGTCGACCTACGTTACGGACGCGGGATATGATGGACCGGTGATGTTGCGGATTCTGCGGACGCGCGCGCGCGGTGGAAGGCCTTCCCTTCCCACCACCAACGATCTGACTGGATCGGCCGTGGCTCGCCGATCGATGGCAATCGCGATCGCGCTATATTGGCGTAGCGCGGAGGCAGCATTGGCTCCCAACCCGGCCTCGTGCGATGATAACATGGGATCGGCGAGGCGGCTGCCGCTTCTCCTCGTCCcgcatggaggaggaggaggcgcgtcGGGAATCTCCCGCTATAAGTACCGAGGGCTCCCACCCCCGCCCCCGCGCGCGCGGCTCCCTCAACCAGACCAGACGAGACGCCCCAAGACCCCCGGACGCGACGCCCCTCCTCGATCGATCGCCAGGTGAGCTCTCTCGTTCCGAGGCGGTTGCGCTGCGCGTCTAGCTAGGGTTCTTGGTTTTCCGCCGATCGAGTCGAATTTCTCGCCGGATCGATCGATCCCCGGAAAACGTCTTCTCGTTTCCTTTTAGACGGAATCTTTCCGTCGGTACAAATTCGTTTCCTTTTTTTCAGAGAATATTTGCATGCGATCTTGCTTCTTGCTGAACACGATCAAGGATTTTTTTTGATTTGTCGCACGCGTGTGATTTTATTAGGGTTATAAACACCTTATCCGATCGTTCTTGTAGGCATTACTCTGCGTTTCAGACGACAAGATCGCCGCCGCGGAGATGGCGGGCTACGACGACAATGAAACCAACGTAAGATCAATCTCTCTCTTTCTATTCGAATACATCCTTAATTTGCCTCTTCATCATTGGAGATCCTAGCACAAACACAGCCGCGACCCGCTAGCCAATGCTAAATTCTGTAATTAGCACTTTCGATAGCAGATTGCATCCTTTAATTCTAACCTGACCCATGCAAACACATATGTGTATCCAGCTAGTGGAGGACGAGTACGACGACCTTGATGATTTCATCGTCGGAAGCGACGATGAGGGCGACAATGTGGCCATGGAGGACGAGGAGGAGCTGCCGGAGGCTGAGGAGGTAGAAGTGGAAGAAGAgtatgaggaggaagaggaagaagagccGCCTGCTGGCACGCAGGAAATCCTTTCCTTCAGGGAGCAATTGAAGGCCAAATTAAGGAAACAACATCAGTCTAAAGGCGCCGACTACGGGAACCCTAGCTGCTCGTCGTCCGATCAACCGTCGGTCAGGTCCAGGTGAGTTTTCTCTTGGTCTCTTGTTTTTTATTCTAGCACCCTCTTTCAGTTGTTTAACGGCTTCAGTAATAACTTGTTGCAGATTTGGAACCTTCTTTGGGCCGTCCACGCCAGTACTTGCTCCCCGGCTTATGGAGGCGGGGTGCTCATCGATAATGCAGGAGAACCAGAACCTGCCGTCCAGAGTATGTCCTTCTAATTAAACTGTTTTGATCCTGAAGTATGTAACTCTTTGAACTGTCTGGTGACTCACCCGAACATCAAAATTGTCTGCAGAAACATGCCGCTCCGTCGTCGGCTTCGAAGACACAGCCAAATGCGAGCGCCCATGAGCAGAAACCCAAGATCGTACCTCAGGTTTGAAGGGTTTGGCTTTGACATTACCACATTAATTAACTTGTTATGCTGTTGAGATGTGAATGAGAATTTGGGTGGTTTGGCATTTGCAGGTGAAACGTAAGGTTGACACGCTTCGTGAGAACAGGGACTACTCGAACTTGTTCTCGGACGATGCCGATACACCTCCCCCAACAGAGGAACGTGCAGAAAATAAGCCTGTCATGGCCCCAAAATCTCGTGAGTATGAACTCGGTAGATCTTTCCATAGTCCTAACTTTTGTGCTTAATTATTTTGACATTATGTATATATATGGTAGACGTCGAAGCTCATCGGATGAAACCAATGCAATCTGCCGCGACAAACAAGAAGGTGCCCACAAACCATCCTGCCAGACCATCAAAAGACCATGGATCCATCCAGAGCCGCGTGCAAAACAAGGTGGTCTCTCAGGTGAAGAAGGAGCCACTGCCAAACGGGAGGAAACCGATTGCTGCTGCCAGGAACGGATCCAGACCGCCCAACGGCACCACCAAAGCTCGTCTAGAGTTGCAGCCATCCTCAAATGGCCAAAACCCGCAGCGCTCGATGCAGAGCAAGAGCCCGCAGACGTTGCCTTCTGCccagcggcagcagcagcggccACCGAAACCGCAGGGTCAGAGGCAGCAGAACTGCACCCCTCCTTCGCCGCAAGTTCGAAGGGTGAATTCTAATGTGCAGGGCCAGCAGCCTGCGCACAAGGGTTCTGCTCTGCCTCGGGACAGAACAAAATTAGGGCAGAAGCAGCTGGCTCCTTCCTCCAAACCAAAGGTGACATTTCTTGATTTGTCTCTTGTGCTTTTGCTCTCAGTGCC containing:
- the LOC125512252 gene encoding protein SPT2 homolog — encoded protein: MAGYDDNETNLVEDEYDDLDDFIVGSDDEGDNVAMEDEEELPEAEEVEVEEEYEEEEEEEPPAGTQEILSFREQLKAKLRKQHQSKGADYGNPSCSSSDQPSVRSRFGTFFGPSTPVLAPRLMEAGCSSIMQENQNLPSRKHAAPSSASKTQPNASAHEQKPKIVPQVKRKVDTLRENRDYSNLFSDDADTPPPTEERAENKPVMAPKSHVEAHRMKPMQSAATNKKVPTNHPARPSKDHGSIQSRVQNKVVSQVKKEPLPNGRKPIAAARNGSRPPNGTTKARLELQPSSNGQNPQRSMQSKSPQTLPSAQRQQQRPPKPQGQRQQNCTPPSPQVRRVNSNVQGQQPAHKGSALPRDRTKLGQKQLAPSSKPKPSPISAVYSDPAKKKGVVKRKLSDAEKVRQMVRDVFNYDPGKYGKDVDDDRDMEAGYASIQMEERRSAKIARKEDEEEYRRIQEEEQRERAKKKKKQRTES